CGCCAAGCCGCTTTCCCCGGCGGACCGATCGCGCCTGGTCCCGCTTGCGTTCCTTGGCCTCGTCGAGGAAACGAACGTCGAGCGCGGCGAGTTGATCGATCGGCTCAAGGATTTCGGGGAGCGCCAGCGCAATCTCGCGGCCCTCGTCTCGCGACTGACCGCCGAACATGACGCGATCCCGCCTGACGCCCAAGGCGACGAAGCGAAGCGTCGCGACGATCTCACGGAGCGCCTTGCCTACACGACAAGAAGCTTCGATGGAATGCAGCGCACGATCCGCTATGCCTGCGAAACACCCACCCAGCTCGAAGCCCGGCTCGGCCTCTATGCCCGGGCATTGGAGGAGGCGCTCAAATAACGCTCGTCCACTTGCGGTCGAAGCCGGGCTCTGCCGGCGCTGTTGGTTTGCCGAGTTGCTATTGAATGAGCTTTCCCTGTTCGTCGAGGAGCGGCACGCCGTAGTTCTTGAGGACGGCGACAATGGCGTCGTGCTCCTTCAGGATCGCCTCGTTGATCTTGCGTCGCCAATCAGGCTCGTTTGCCCGCACGCCCATGGCGATATGGTAGTCAAGACGCGGCGCGCCAGGCTCATTCTCGAGCGGCACCAGGGTGAGCGGCAACTTGTCGTGCTGGACGTAATAGCCCGCAAACGGGCCCCACAGCATGCCTACGTCCACCTTGCCATCCATGATGTCCTGAATCATTTGGCGGGTCGGCGATTCATAGCGCGTGTCGACCATGAGCGCGTAGGGATGAACATGGCCCATGAGGCTGTGCCGGACCAGAAGGTCCGAAGGCGGCGTGCCCGCGACAACGCCAATCGTGAGTGATTTCAGCTTTTCGTCGGCTATCGTGGTGATATTCAGCCCCTTGTCGGTGCGATATATCATCACGTAGCTCGTGTAGTAGTAGGGATTGGTCGTCTGCACAAGATCGTCGCCCGCGACCGTGCCGATGATGAGGTCGCAGCGACGCGCTTGGAGCGTATTGCGCACGAAACCAATCACCTGCGGGAACCACACGTAAGTGACGGGCAGTTTCAAATCCTGCCCGAGGATCTCGGCGATCTTGTTCTCGAAGCCTTCGCCCTTTTCGTTCGAGAAGGGAAGGTTATTGGGATCGGCACACACGCGGAGCTGATCCGATGGAACCAGATCGCTCGTCTGAGCCCGGAGCGGGACGGAGAAAAGCCCGAGGCCGGCAAGCCCGATGACGGCTGCAGAGAGGAAAATGTGGATCGGCATGCGGCCCTCACTGGTCGATGCGGGGCGGACGTCCGCGGCCGAGCGCGCCATCCGAGCGGGCCTTGAGGTAGCCGTAAATATCGTGCAGATAGCTCACGACGTCTTCCACGGTGCCGAAGGGCGGCATGACGTTTTGAGCGCCCGTGTTGACGTCGACTCTGCCGTTGACCACGACTTCATTGAACTGGTCCTCGCTCATTCGCTTTAGGGACTCGGTTAGATCCGGCGCATAGGAGCTGCCGGCTCCGTCCGGGCCGTGACAGCGTAAGCAGGACTCCGTGTAGCGGCGCCAGCCGTTGAAAGTCGCCTTGTCCACCTTGCCGTCCTTGACGACGTAGGGCTTTTCCTCGGCCGTCTGCGCTAAAACTTCGCTTCGAAGCAAAGCGGCACAGAGGCCGGCAGATAAGGTCAACGACCATATGAAAGCACGCAAATTCATTCCGCTCTCCCAGTGTCGCTGGTACCAATCTCACGGCAGGGCCGCAGCAATTCTTTTGCCGCCCCAGTGCCGTTCGTGCCGCTCGATGCTTGGCTTCACATCGGAAAAGGAAGGCCGGTACCTTCTATATTGCGAAGATACCGGCCTCCACGTGTGGAACTTGGGCGTTCGATGCCAGCCTATTTAGGGCAAGGCGAACACCGTCAACACGCCGCCGAGCTGGGTATAATTGGCGAGCTGCTTGTAGGCACCCACCGCCCCGAGCCCATCGGTGTCTTTCGTAAGGCCAGCGGCCATCCCGATTCCGGCCCAACCGCCTACACCCGACAACACGGCGATGTACTGCTTCCCTTTGTGTTCGTAGGTCGTGACGTTGCCGATGATGCCGGATGGAGTCTTGAACCTGTAGAGCTCCTTGCCGGTCTTGTCGTCGACCGCTTTCAGATAACCCTCGAGTGTGCCGTAGAAGACCACGTCACCCGCCGTTGCCAGGGCACCCGACCATACCGAGAAAGGCTCCGGATCGGACCAGACGATCTTGCCCGTGCCAGCATCCCACGCGATGAAGTTGCCGAGGTTGCTGTCGCCCTTCGGCGGATACATCGAGAGGGTAGCGCCGACATAGGGCTGCCCGGCCGTGTAGGAGACCTTGAACGGCTCATAGTCCATGCAAACGTGGTTGGTCGGCACATAGAACAGCTTGGTCTTCGGCGAGAACGCCGAGGGCTGCTGGTCCTTGGAGCCGAGAGCCGCAGGGCAGATGCCCGTCGAGTTGTGGTCTTCTCCACCGGCTTGCGTGCTGTACTGCTTCACGACCTCGGGCCGGCCCGTGGTCATGTCGACATGGGTCGCCCAGTTGACTTTCGGATCGTACTTCTGGGCCACGAGCAACTTGCCGTTCTCACGATTGAGGGTGTAGCCGAAGCCGTTGCGGTCGAAATGCACGAGCGCCTTCGTGTTGGTTCCGTTGACCGGGATATCGGCCAGGACCATTTCGTTGATGCCGTCATAGTCCCATTCGTCATGCGGGGTCATTTGATAGACCCAACGCGCAACGCCCGTATCCGCGTCCCGCGCGAAGACCGTCATCGACCACTTGTTGTCGCCCGGGCGCTGCACCGGGTTCCACGTGCTCGGATTGCCCGAGCCGTAATAGACGAGGTTCAACGCGGGGTCGTACGAATACCAGCCCCAGGTTGTACCCCCGCCGGTCTTCCATTGATCCCCTTGCCAAGTCTTGAGCGAGGAATCCTTGCCAACCGGCTGACCCAGGGACGTCGTCTTGTCGTCGAAGAGAATCTGATCGTCCGGACCCACTGAAAAGGCCCGCCACGCCAAGGAGCCGTCCTTCAGATGATAGGCTGCCACTCGGCCTTGGACGCCGAATTCGCCGCCGCTGATGCCGACGAGAACCTTGTCCTTGAAGACCATCGGCGCGCCGGTCATTGTTTCGCCCTTTGTCGGGTCGCCGTTCTTGATCTTCCAGACTTCCTGCCCGGTCTTTGCGTCGAGCGCCACGACGGAGGCATCCGCCTGCACAAGGATTATCTTGCCCTCGCCATACGCCACGCCGCGATTGACTGTGTCGCAGCACATGACGGGAATGACCGACGGGTCCTGGTGAGGCTCGTATTTCCAAATGATGCGCCCGTTGTTGTTCAGATCGAGCGCGAAAACGTTGTTCGGGAACGGCGTATGCACATACATCACGTTCCCGATGATGAGCGGACCGCCCTCATGACCGCGGAGAACGCCAGTCGAGAAGGTCCAAACCGGACGCAGATTCTTGACGTTCGTCGCATTGATCTGAGTGAGCGTGCTGTAGCGCCAGTTGGCGTAATTTCCCGTGGGCATGACCCATTGGGCCGGGTCTTTCTGCAGCTTGATCAGCTCTTCATTCGCTAACGCACCGGTTGCAGCCAACGCCGACAGCGTCGCAACCACTATTCCCCATCTTAATGCCATATTTTCCTCCCTCAGAGGCTGGAGCGGCTATCTTGATTAGCCTACAACCGGACCGTCAGCGGCGGCCGGCGCGACGGTACATCGCCTCGATGTATCGCGACCGGGATTTGGATTCTTGCTCGCACGCTTCCAGGTTCGCGCGTGTGGACAACAAGAGCAATTCTATACGCGCGAAGAAATATTACGACGCTCTCTCAGGTGTGACAAGCCCTTAAGGCAATTCAATTCGATTTGCCCGAGGCGTGTCGCGCGGCCGAGAGCAGCGACGTTCCGTCGTCGATCGCCAATTAGCTGGGTCGAACCGAAATGCGTTCCGCAGTTTGGTCAGGCGCGATTCTCCGGCGGCGCCCCGCCTTCGCAGCGCCAGCGGGCAAGGGACCATTCTGGGTGGTCCGCGAGCCAGAATTGCGCAAGCCGCTGGGCATCCATGACGCATTCCATCACGCTCTGCGCGCCGCTTGGTGAGCGTTGCTCCTGACATTGGGCGGGCGACGCCAGGAGGCAAAACACGAAGACGATTTGCACCATTCCCCTGTCCTTTGCACTCGGGCTATCTTGCGGTGACAGCCAGTCGTTGCCCTCAGAGGCAGTTCGAATCAAGATATAAGCCGTTTTCCTTATATGGCCAAGGCTGCGCGGCCGAAGCGAAAGTGCCGTCCAAAAACGGGAAGAAACGTAGGCAGCCGGGAGTAGGGAGCAAATGAATCACGCACGATATTGGCTATTCTTGATCGTAATTGGTGCTTTGTCGTCGATCGCGCCGGCCGGAAGCCGGGCCGACGATACGCGCCCGCTGAGCCCCGCGCAGATCGCCCTTTTCGAGAGCAACCACCTGATCGCCATCGACCATCCGGTGACCCTCGACTATGTCTACCGACACGATACGGAAGGGCCACAAGGCTACACCGACAAGGTAGAGATCGAGGTGAACGAAGTCCGCCCGGATGGCAAGAAAGACGTCTCGGTCGAGTTTCTAACCGGGGACCGGCGCACCTATTTCCCGCCGGTGACCGATTTCCAGGGCAACCCGCTGCTGATGTATTTCCTCGAGTTCGACGTGATGAATTTGAGACGCGAAACTGGGGGTTCGCCTCTCTACTTTCGCAATCGCATCCGCGAGGCATTCGTCGATGGCGCGGAGATGCACCCGGTAAAGATCACCGTCGATGGCCACGAGGCCGACGCCACCGAAATCGCGATCCGCCCCTTTTTGAAATTGACCCGGCCGGAAGTTGCGCGGTTCGTCGACAAAGCCTACTACTTCGTCCTCTCGGACGCTGTCCCGGGCATCCTTTTTCAAATCCGGAGCCAAGTGCCGAAGCAAGAAGGAGCGCCCGAGGTAGTCGACTCGGTGACCTATTCTGGGGAACGTCAGTGACGAGATTGAGATTGAACGCCTTTCTCGCCCTCGTGTCCGCCGCCAGCCTGGGGCCTGCCCTTCATGCGGCCTCGCCGGCACCGGCGATGCCGAAAAGCGACTACCCGACGTCAGCCCGCGCCGATTACGTCCTTGGATGCATGGCTGCCAACGGTAACACAAGGGAATCGCTCTTCAAGTGCTCATGCGCCGTCGATGTCATCGCGAGCCTGATGCCTTATGCAAACTACGAGGAAGTGGAGACCGCGCTCAGCATGCAGCGAGGTGGGGGCGTCGGGGGGCGCATCGGCGAGTTCCAGGACCCGCCGGTGGTCAAGCAACTGATCGAGGATTTGCGCCGCGCTCAGGCCGAGGCAAATCTCCAATGCTTTTAGCCAGAAGCGTTCGGTCGTGAGGCGAGGCAGGATCGCATTGGGGTGAGTGCAAAATAGCTCGGCTGCATATAACTTGGTCTGGATTCCCTCAGGATTTTGCGGCCACGCCAACAATGCCGCCCCCGCTCGATACTATTCATATTTTGGTGAGCTAAGGTGACTTTCCCGCGCCGATGTCGCTCCCGATAACCGCGTTCGCTAGGGAAATTCCTTCCGGTGTCGGGACATAGCGGGCAGATACGCGCTTAGGCGCCGCTCCGCCGCGCCGTGAAATCGGCCTTGATGTTGTCGCGCCGGCGTTACATACTCGCTGTGGAATTGACGTGCGATGGCAAGGAGCGTGACGATGTGGAGGAAGCCAAAGATCGTTGAGATCGCGGTGGGCATGGAAATCAATTGCTACGCCTGCGCAGAGATCGCCTAGTCGAATAGAGGGTTTTCTTAGCCGAGCCGGGGGCCTGAACGGTCCCTCGCGCTCGGCTGTTTTATTCGAGAAATGTTCCTTTAATTCGCCATCGATCGGGTCGATTGGCTTCCCGCCACCGGGATAAGCCCCTTTCGCACGCTTTGACGTCGGCACGATGCTTCCCGGCCGTATGCTGGTGCAAGGCGTCCAGTCCTGCCGGCAAGCCTCTCGCCCGGAGGGAAGAGCATGAGGACCCCGCTCGATCCGGCTGCTCTGGAAAGCGCTCTGCGCGCGAAAGGCGCCGAAAGATATCACGACAAGCACCCGTTCCATCGCCTTCTGCACGGTGGCAAGCTCAATCGCCGACAAGTGCAAGCATGGGCGCTCAATCGCTACTATTATCAAAGCCGCATTCCGCTCAAGGACGCCGGACTGATCGCGCGCGCAGAGGATCCCGATTTGAGGCGCGAATGGCGCCGACGCCTAGCTGACCACGATGGCGAGCAGGCAGGGGAGGGCGGTATTGCGCGATGGCTTGCGCTCACGGAAGGGCTCGGGCTCGAGCGTACTTACGTGACATCCACGGCCGGCGTGCTGCCTGCCACGAGATTTGCCGTCGACGCTTACGTGCGCTTCGTTCGAGAGCGCAGCCTGCTCGAGGCGATCGCTTCCTCCCTGACCGAGCTCTTTTCGCCCAAAATCATATCGGAGCGCGTGGCGGGCATGCTCGCCAACTATGATTTCGTGACGCGCGACACTCTGAATTATTTCAACGCGCGTCTTACCCAGGCGCCAAGGGACTCGGACTTCGCTCTCGATTTCGTCAAGCGTGAGGCTCGCACCCCAGAGCAACAGGAGGCCGTATTGGACGCCCTCACCTTCAAGTGCGACGTGCTGTGGGCGCAACTGGACGCGCTCTATCACGCTTACGTCCAACCCGGCCATGTTCCGCCGGGTGCTTTCGGCCATGGGGAGCCTCCGTGAGTGCGCGCATCGAGATCGGGGAGTCGAGCGTGCCGCGCCTGCCGCGGCACGTGAAGCTTCGTTACGATGAGACGCGCCGGCAATGGGTCATGCTGGCGCCGGAGCGGGTATTTCTGCCCGACGACATCGCCCTTGAAATTCTCAGGCTGTGCGATGGCGTTGCTAGCGTTGGCGCCATCGTCGACACCCTTGCCGCGAAGTTTGCGACACCGCGCGTCGAGATCGCGGACGATGTTCGGGAGATGCTTCAGGACTTGGCGGACAAGGGGATGGTGGTGGCATGAGGCGGCTTCAGCCATGAGCGCGTCGAGCGCGCCTTTGGCCGTGCTGGCGGAGCTGACCCACCGCTGCCCGCTGCAATGCCCCTATTGCTCGAATCCGCTCGAACTGGAGCGTGCTGCCGACGAGCTCGACACCGCCTCATGGCAGGCCGCACTTGCCGAGGCCGCAGCCATGGGCGTGCTTCAGGTCCATTTTTCGGGGGGCGAGCCAACCGCACGCAAAGACCTGGAAATCCTGGTGCGGCACGCCGCGGGGCTTGGGCTTTACACCAATCTGATAACATCCGGCGTGCTGCTGGACCCGGCACGCATCGCCAGACTCGTCGAGGCCGGTCTTGACCACGTCCAACTGAGTTTTCAGGATTCTCGCCTCGATAGCGGCGACCGGATCGGCGGATATGCCGGCGGGCACGAAAAGAAAATCGCGGTGGCACGGCAAGTTCGGGCCGCGGGATTACCCCTGACGATGAACGCGGTCGTGCACCGGCAAAATCTCGATCACCTTGGCGAACTCATCGAATTAGCACTCGCACTCGACGCCGCCCGGCTCGAAGTGGCACACGTCCAGTATTACGGTTGGGCGCTCCTCAATCGCGGCGCCCTCATCCCGACGCGCGAGCAGCTTGAGCGAGCTACAGCCATTGTGGTCGAGGCACGCGAGCGGCTCAAGGGCGGGCTCGTCATCGACTACGTGGTGCCGGATTACTACGCAAAGCGCCCCAAATCCTGCATGGGCGGATGGGGTCGCCAATTCCTCAACATAACGCCAGCAGGCAAGGTTTTGCCCTGCCACGCTGCGGAGAGCATCGCCGGGATGCACTTCGAGAAAGTCACCGAGCGGTCGCTGCGGGAAATTTGGCAGCACTCGGCCGCCTTTGAGCGGTTCCGCGGCACCGCGTGGATGCCGCAACCGTGCCGAACCTGTGAACGCCGCGAGATCGACTGGGGCGGATGTCGGTGCCAGGCATTCGCCCTCACGGGAAACGCCGGTGCGGTCGATCCCGCTTGCGGCCTCTCGCCCGACCATGAAGCGCTCCTAGCACTCGCTAAAGCCGAGAGTGCTGCTGCCCCGCCGCCGCTGCACTATCGCCGGATCGGCAACGCCCCCAAGGCGCCGCACCAGTCGCCCTCCCGGCTGGGTGAGCCGGCCTAGCCATCGACCCTGCCGATCGATTGAAGTGGGCGATTTGCCAAAACGCAGGCGGGTCGGGCATTCTTCCGGGCACGGAAACACGGTGGATGCTCGCCGACGCGTTACGGATCCACCAGCGGCCCATGCAACAAAAGGCGTCGCCCTACCGGGTGTTCGTGCGCGATCTCGTGGTCTCTTCAACTATGGGCCGATTGGGGTCCGACGCGCGTTGAGGCAGCGATCCGCACCTCTGGCCCGACAATCGTGCCGGTACTTGGTAACGAACGCCTGCCCGACGCCGGAATCCTTGCCGCAACCCGGGTG
This region of Alphaproteobacteria bacterium genomic DNA includes:
- a CDS encoding substrate-binding domain-containing protein; translation: MPIHIFLSAAVIGLAGLGLFSVPLRAQTSDLVPSDQLRVCADPNNLPFSNEKGEGFENKIAEILGQDLKLPVTYVWFPQVIGFVRNTLQARRCDLIIGTVAGDDLVQTTNPYYYTSYVMIYRTDKGLNITTIADEKLKSLTIGVVAGTPPSDLLVRHSLMGHVHPYALMVDTRYESPTRQMIQDIMDGKVDVGMLWGPFAGYYVQHDKLPLTLVPLENEPGAPRLDYHIAMGVRANEPDWRRKINEAILKEHDAIVAVLKNYGVPLLDEQGKLIQ
- a CDS encoding cytochrome c — translated: MNLRAFIWSLTLSAGLCAALLRSEVLAQTAEEKPYVVKDGKVDKATFNGWRRYTESCLRCHGPDGAGSSYAPDLTESLKRMSEDQFNEVVVNGRVDVNTGAQNVMPPFGTVEDVVSYLHDIYGYLKARSDGALGRGRPPRIDQ
- a CDS encoding methanol/ethanol family PQQ-dependent dehydrogenase: MALRWGIVVATLSALAATGALANEELIKLQKDPAQWVMPTGNYANWRYSTLTQINATNVKNLRPVWTFSTGVLRGHEGGPLIIGNVMYVHTPFPNNVFALDLNNNGRIIWKYEPHQDPSVIPVMCCDTVNRGVAYGEGKIILVQADASVVALDAKTGQEVWKIKNGDPTKGETMTGAPMVFKDKVLVGISGGEFGVQGRVAAYHLKDGSLAWRAFSVGPDDQILFDDKTTSLGQPVGKDSSLKTWQGDQWKTGGGTTWGWYSYDPALNLVYYGSGNPSTWNPVQRPGDNKWSMTVFARDADTGVARWVYQMTPHDEWDYDGINEMVLADIPVNGTNTKALVHFDRNGFGYTLNRENGKLLVAQKYDPKVNWATHVDMTTGRPEVVKQYSTQAGGEDHNSTGICPAALGSKDQQPSAFSPKTKLFYVPTNHVCMDYEPFKVSYTAGQPYVGATLSMYPPKGDSNLGNFIAWDAGTGKIVWSDPEPFSVWSGALATAGDVVFYGTLEGYLKAVDDKTGKELYRFKTPSGIIGNVTTYEHKGKQYIAVLSGVGGWAGIGMAAGLTKDTDGLGAVGAYKQLANYTQLGGVLTVFALP
- the pqqA gene encoding pyrroloquinoline quinone precursor peptide PqqA, giving the protein MWRKPKIVEIAVGMEINCYACAEIA
- the pqqC gene encoding pyrroloquinoline-quinone synthase PqqC gives rise to the protein MRTPLDPAALESALRAKGAERYHDKHPFHRLLHGGKLNRRQVQAWALNRYYYQSRIPLKDAGLIARAEDPDLRREWRRRLADHDGEQAGEGGIARWLALTEGLGLERTYVTSTAGVLPATRFAVDAYVRFVRERSLLEAIASSLTELFSPKIISERVAGMLANYDFVTRDTLNYFNARLTQAPRDSDFALDFVKREARTPEQQEAVLDALTFKCDVLWAQLDALYHAYVQPGHVPPGAFGHGEPP
- the pqqD gene encoding pyrroloquinoline quinone biosynthesis peptide chaperone PqqD yields the protein MSARIEIGESSVPRLPRHVKLRYDETRRQWVMLAPERVFLPDDIALEILRLCDGVASVGAIVDTLAAKFATPRVEIADDVREMLQDLADKGMVVA
- the pqqE gene encoding pyrroloquinoline quinone biosynthesis protein PqqE; protein product: MSASSAPLAVLAELTHRCPLQCPYCSNPLELERAADELDTASWQAALAEAAAMGVLQVHFSGGEPTARKDLEILVRHAAGLGLYTNLITSGVLLDPARIARLVEAGLDHVQLSFQDSRLDSGDRIGGYAGGHEKKIAVARQVRAAGLPLTMNAVVHRQNLDHLGELIELALALDAARLEVAHVQYYGWALLNRGALIPTREQLERATAIVVEARERLKGGLVIDYVVPDYYAKRPKSCMGGWGRQFLNITPAGKVLPCHAAESIAGMHFEKVTERSLREIWQHSAAFERFRGTAWMPQPCRTCERREIDWGGCRCQAFALTGNAGAVDPACGLSPDHEALLALAKAESAAAPPPLHYRRIGNAPKAPHQSPSRLGEPA